Proteins from one Micromonospora sp. M71_S20 genomic window:
- a CDS encoding heme A synthase: protein MRRICAVKRSVRFPVSTALLRRLALASIIANVGIVVTGGAVRLTGSGLGCPTWPRCTEESYVTTPEMGIYGVIEFGNRLLTFAVGVIALAVLLAVLLHLPRRRDLVPLAVAVLLGIPAQAVIGGITVLTDLNPWVVGLHFLASMLVIAAAYALWRRIKDPAGPAEAVVPAPLRTLTAITTVVSAAVLVIGTWVTGSGPHAGDHGAARNGLDPETISQVHADSVFLLIGLSVALVFAFRAVGAQRAARAALVLVAVELGQGLIGFVQYFTNLPALLVGAHMLGSCLVLLATLSVQWSTRERRPVAPSPAPDAADRAVPVAA, encoded by the coding sequence GTGCGTAGGATTTGCGCCGTGAAGCGATCCGTCCGGTTCCCGGTCTCCACCGCCCTGCTGCGCCGTCTCGCGCTCGCCTCGATCATCGCGAACGTGGGCATCGTCGTCACCGGCGGGGCCGTCCGGCTCACCGGGTCCGGCCTCGGCTGCCCCACCTGGCCCCGGTGCACCGAGGAGTCGTACGTGACGACACCGGAGATGGGCATCTACGGGGTGATCGAGTTCGGCAACCGCCTGCTCACCTTCGCCGTCGGCGTCATCGCGCTGGCGGTGCTGCTGGCCGTGCTGCTGCACCTCCCCCGGCGCCGGGACCTGGTCCCGCTCGCGGTCGCCGTGCTCCTCGGCATCCCCGCGCAGGCGGTCATCGGCGGGATCACCGTGCTCACCGACCTCAACCCGTGGGTGGTCGGCCTGCACTTCCTCGCCTCGATGCTGGTGATCGCGGCCGCGTACGCGCTGTGGCGGCGGATCAAGGACCCGGCGGGCCCGGCGGAGGCCGTCGTGCCCGCCCCGCTGCGGACCCTCACGGCGATCACCACCGTGGTCAGCGCGGCGGTGCTGGTGATCGGCACCTGGGTGACCGGCAGCGGCCCGCACGCGGGCGACCACGGCGCCGCCCGCAACGGGCTCGACCCGGAGACGATCTCCCAGGTGCACGCCGACAGCGTCTTCCTGCTGATCGGCCTGTCCGTGGCGCTGGTCTTCGCCTTCCGCGCGGTCGGCGCGCAGCGGGCCGCGCGGGCCGCGCTGGTGCTCGTCGCCGTCGAGCTGGGCCAGGGCCTCATCGGGTTCGTGCAGTACTTCACCAACCTGCCGGCGCTGCTGGTGGGCGCGCACATGCTGGGTTCCTGCCTGGTGCTGTTGGCCACCCTCTCGGTGCAGTGGTCCACCCGCGAGCGCCGCCCGGTCGCGCCGTCGCCGGCCCCGGACGCCGCCGACCGGGCCGTCCCCGTCGCCGCCTGA
- the sufC gene encoding Fe-S cluster assembly ATPase SufC encodes MSTLEIRDLKVSVKLPEGELKPILAGVDLTVRSGETHAIMGPNGSGKSTLAYSIAGHPKYEITGGSVTLDGEDVLALSVDERARAGLFLAMQYPVEVPGVSVANFLRTAKTAIDGQAPKLRTWGGELRGAMERLQMDPAFAQRNVNEGFSGGEKKRHEIVQLELLKPKIAILDETDSGLDVDALRVVSEGVNRVRDTGDTGMLLITHYTRILRYIKPDFVHVFVAGRIVEQGGPELADKLEEEGYERYAAGAGAARA; translated from the coding sequence ATGAGCACCCTGGAGATCCGCGACCTGAAGGTGTCGGTCAAGCTGCCCGAGGGTGAGCTCAAGCCGATCCTGGCCGGTGTCGACCTGACCGTCCGCTCGGGCGAGACCCACGCGATCATGGGCCCGAACGGCTCCGGCAAGTCCACCCTGGCCTACTCGATCGCCGGCCACCCCAAGTACGAGATCACCGGCGGCTCGGTGACCCTCGACGGCGAGGACGTGCTGGCCCTGTCCGTGGACGAGCGGGCCCGCGCCGGCCTCTTCCTGGCCATGCAGTACCCGGTCGAGGTCCCCGGCGTCTCGGTGGCGAACTTCCTGCGTACCGCCAAGACCGCCATCGACGGCCAGGCGCCCAAGCTGCGCACCTGGGGCGGCGAGCTGCGCGGGGCCATGGAGCGCCTCCAGATGGACCCGGCGTTCGCCCAGCGCAACGTCAACGAGGGCTTCTCCGGCGGTGAGAAGAAGCGGCACGAGATCGTGCAGCTGGAGCTGCTCAAGCCGAAGATCGCCATCCTCGACGAGACCGACTCCGGCCTCGACGTGGACGCGCTGCGCGTGGTCAGCGAGGGCGTGAACCGCGTCCGCGACACCGGCGACACCGGGATGCTGCTGATCACCCACTACACCCGGATCCTGCGCTACATCAAGCCGGACTTCGTGCACGTCTTCGTCGCCGGCCGGATCGTCGAGCAGGGCGGCCCGGAGCTGGCCGACAAGCTCGAGGAAGAGGGCTACGAGCGGTACGCCGCCGGAGCCGGCGCGGCGCGGGCCTGA
- a CDS encoding metal-sulfur cluster assembly factor, which translates to MSSEDTATAANPATEGAGAPGGEAAAPATNGAAPVTNGVPAAGGKAAVADIEEAMKDVVDPELGINVVDLGLVYGVHVGDDNVATLDMTLTSAACPLTDVIEDQTRQALTTGPGGGLVDDIRINWVWLPPWGPDKITDEGRDQLRSLGFNV; encoded by the coding sequence ATGAGCAGCGAGGACACCGCCACCGCGGCGAACCCGGCGACCGAGGGCGCGGGCGCCCCGGGCGGGGAGGCCGCCGCCCCGGCCACGAACGGCGCCGCGCCGGTTACGAACGGCGTGCCGGCCGCCGGGGGCAAGGCCGCCGTCGCCGACATCGAGGAGGCGATGAAGGACGTCGTCGACCCAGAGCTGGGCATCAACGTGGTCGACCTCGGCCTGGTGTACGGCGTGCACGTCGGCGACGACAACGTCGCCACCCTGGACATGACGCTGACCTCGGCGGCGTGCCCGCTGACCGACGTGATCGAGGACCAGACCCGGCAGGCGCTGACCACCGGCCCGGGCGGCGGGTTGGTCGACGACATCCGGATCAACTGGGTGTGGCTCCCGCCGTGGGGGCCGGACAAGATCACCGACGAGGGACGCGACCAGCTCCGTTCCCTCGGCTTCAACGTCTGA
- a CDS encoding cysteine desulfurase encodes MTSIAIPSGMPQYDDVPRYDVAKVRADFPILDREINGHRLVYLDSANTSHKPRQVLDVLGEHYAMHNANVSRSVHTLGTEATEAYEGARAKIAAFINAPSVDEVVFTKNSTEAINIVAYAFSNASLRPDADPRFRLGPGDEVVISEMEHHSNIVPWQLLCERTGATLRWFPVTDQGRLDESGLEDLVTERTKIVSLVHTSNILGTVNATSRITARVREVGALLLLDCSQSVPHMPMDVVDYDADFIVFTGHKMCGPTGIGVLWGRAELLAAMPPVLGGGSMIETVTMARSTFAAPPARFEAGTPPIAEAVALGAAVDYLAGIGMRAIQWHEKELTAYALDALATVPGLRIFGPSVPVGRGGTISFALDDIHPHDVGQVLDSLGVQVRVGHHCAKPVCTRFGVPAMTRASFYLYTTTGEIDALVAGLEQVRKVFE; translated from the coding sequence ATGACTTCCATCGCGATCCCGTCGGGGATGCCGCAGTACGACGACGTGCCGCGTTACGACGTGGCGAAGGTGCGCGCCGACTTCCCGATCCTCGACCGGGAGATCAACGGGCACCGGCTGGTCTACCTCGACAGCGCCAACACCTCGCACAAGCCGCGGCAGGTGCTCGACGTGCTCGGCGAGCACTACGCGATGCACAACGCCAACGTGTCCCGGTCGGTGCACACCCTGGGCACCGAGGCCACCGAGGCGTACGAGGGCGCGCGGGCGAAGATCGCCGCGTTCATCAACGCGCCGAGCGTGGACGAGGTGGTGTTCACCAAGAACTCCACCGAGGCGATCAACATCGTGGCGTACGCGTTCTCCAACGCGTCGCTGCGGCCCGACGCCGACCCCCGCTTCCGGCTCGGCCCCGGCGACGAGGTGGTGATCTCCGAGATGGAGCACCACTCGAACATCGTGCCGTGGCAGCTGCTCTGCGAGCGCACCGGCGCGACCCTGCGCTGGTTCCCGGTCACCGACCAGGGGCGCCTGGACGAGTCGGGGTTGGAGGACCTGGTCACCGAGCGGACGAAGATCGTCTCGCTGGTGCACACGTCCAACATCCTCGGCACGGTCAACGCCACCTCGCGGATCACCGCCCGGGTCCGCGAGGTGGGCGCGCTGCTGCTGCTCGACTGCTCCCAGTCGGTGCCGCACATGCCGATGGACGTGGTCGACTACGACGCCGACTTCATCGTCTTCACCGGGCACAAGATGTGCGGCCCGACCGGCATCGGCGTGCTCTGGGGCCGGGCCGAGCTGCTGGCGGCGATGCCGCCGGTGCTGGGCGGCGGGTCGATGATCGAGACGGTCACCATGGCCCGCTCGACGTTCGCCGCGCCGCCGGCCCGGTTCGAGGCGGGCACCCCGCCGATCGCCGAGGCGGTCGCGCTCGGCGCGGCCGTCGACTACCTCGCCGGCATCGGGATGCGGGCCATCCAGTGGCACGAGAAGGAGCTGACGGCGTACGCGCTGGACGCCCTCGCCACGGTGCCCGGCCTGCGGATCTTCGGACCGTCGGTGCCGGTGGGCCGGGGCGGCACCATCTCGTTCGCCCTCGACGACATCCACCCGCACGACGTCGGGCAGGTGCTCGACTCGCTCGGCGTGCAGGTGCGCGTCGGCCACCACTGCGCCAAGCCGGTGTGCACCCGGTTCGGCGTGCCGGCCATGACGCGGGCCTCGTTCTACCTCTACACCACCACCGGGGAGATCGACGCCCTGGTGGCAGGACTGGAGCAGGTGCGGAAGGTGTTCGAGTGA
- a CDS encoding metalloregulator ArsR/SmtB family transcription factor — translation MKNAAALSGHQPAVAPAAGQSASVADLSTRDRVTQLLLERGATTAAQLGSALGLSPAAIRRHLDAMLADGDVVAREQTVRGHRGRGRPAKVFVLTDAARVRCGTHHYDNMATAALRWIARNGGAAAVEAFATDQVAALETRCRAAMEDAGDDPLARAEALAGALTAEGYAANASTIATGGQLCQHHCPVAHVAAEFPQLCEAETAVISRLVGTHVQRLATIAHGDGVCTTHIPTQPGRARSGKTVTTVRTDR, via the coding sequence GTGAAAAACGCGGCGGCGCTCTCCGGGCACCAGCCGGCGGTCGCTCCGGCCGCCGGTCAGTCCGCGTCCGTCGCGGACCTCTCCACCCGTGACCGGGTCACCCAGCTGCTGCTGGAGCGGGGCGCGACCACCGCGGCGCAGCTCGGCTCGGCACTCGGGCTCAGCCCGGCCGCCATCCGCCGGCACCTCGACGCGATGCTCGCCGACGGCGACGTCGTCGCCCGCGAGCAGACCGTCCGGGGCCACCGCGGCCGGGGCCGGCCGGCGAAGGTGTTCGTGCTGACCGACGCGGCCCGGGTGCGTTGTGGCACCCACCACTACGACAACATGGCCACCGCCGCGCTGCGCTGGATCGCCCGCAACGGCGGCGCCGCGGCGGTCGAGGCGTTCGCCACCGACCAGGTCGCCGCGCTGGAGACCCGCTGCCGGGCCGCCATGGAGGACGCCGGCGACGACCCGCTCGCGCGGGCCGAGGCACTCGCCGGAGCGCTGACCGCCGAGGGTTACGCTGCGAACGCGTCCACGATCGCCACCGGCGGCCAGCTCTGTCAGCACCACTGCCCGGTGGCGCACGTGGCCGCCGAGTTCCCCCAGCTGTGCGAGGCCGAGACCGCGGTGATCTCCCGCCTGGTCGGCACCCACGTGCAGCGCCTGGCCACCATCGCGCACGGCGACGGAGTGTGCACCACGCACATTCCCACCCAGCCGGGGCGTGCCCGTTCCGGTAAGACCGTCACCACTGTGAGGACAGATAGATGA
- the sufB gene encoding Fe-S cluster assembly protein SufB — translation MTEQIVQPLTQEEQLAALGRYEYGWADPDVAGAVAQRGLSEAVVRDISAKKNEPAWMLDLRLKGLRLFGRKPMPAWGADLTGIDFDNIKYFVRSTEKQATSWEDLPEDIKNTYDRLGIPEAEKQRLVAGVAAQYESEVVYHKIREDLEEQGVVFLDTDTALREHEDVFKEYFGTVIPVGDNKFAALNTSVWSGGSFIYVPKGVHVEIPLQAYFRINTENMGQFERTLIIVDEGAYVHYVEGCTAPLYSSDSLHSAVVEIIVKKNARCRYTTIQNWSNNVYNLVTKRAVCHEGATMEWVDGNIGSKVTMKYPAVYMTGEHAKGEVLSVAMAGEGQHQDAGAKMVHAAPHTSSTIISKSIARGGGRTSYRGLVQVLEGSHSSRSTVKCDALLVDTISRSDTYPYVDIREDDVSMGHEATVSKISDDQLFYLMSRGLSEDEAMAMIVRGFIEPIAKELPMEYALELNRLIELQMEGAVG, via the coding sequence ATGACCGAGCAGATCGTCCAGCCCCTGACGCAGGAAGAGCAGCTCGCCGCCCTGGGTCGCTACGAGTACGGCTGGGCCGACCCGGACGTCGCCGGGGCGGTCGCCCAGCGCGGCCTCAGCGAGGCGGTGGTGCGGGACATCTCGGCCAAGAAGAACGAGCCGGCCTGGATGCTCGACCTGCGGCTGAAGGGCCTGCGGCTGTTCGGCCGCAAGCCGATGCCGGCCTGGGGCGCCGACCTCACCGGGATCGACTTCGACAACATCAAGTACTTCGTGCGGTCCACGGAGAAGCAGGCCACCAGCTGGGAGGACCTGCCCGAGGACATCAAGAACACCTACGACCGGCTGGGCATCCCCGAGGCGGAGAAGCAGCGGCTGGTCGCCGGCGTCGCGGCGCAGTACGAGTCCGAGGTCGTCTACCACAAGATCCGCGAGGACCTCGAGGAGCAGGGCGTCGTCTTCCTCGACACCGACACCGCGCTGCGCGAGCACGAGGACGTCTTCAAGGAGTACTTCGGCACGGTGATCCCGGTCGGCGACAACAAGTTCGCCGCGCTGAACACCTCCGTGTGGTCCGGCGGCTCGTTCATCTACGTGCCGAAGGGCGTGCACGTGGAGATCCCGTTGCAGGCCTACTTCCGGATCAACACGGAGAACATGGGCCAGTTCGAGCGGACGCTGATCATCGTCGACGAGGGCGCGTACGTGCACTACGTCGAGGGCTGCACCGCGCCGCTGTACTCCTCCGACTCGCTGCACAGCGCGGTCGTGGAGATCATCGTGAAGAAGAACGCCCGGTGCCGCTACACGACCATCCAGAACTGGTCGAACAACGTCTACAACCTGGTCACCAAGCGTGCCGTCTGCCATGAGGGCGCGACCATGGAGTGGGTCGACGGCAACATCGGCTCCAAGGTCACCATGAAGTACCCGGCGGTCTACATGACCGGCGAGCACGCCAAGGGCGAGGTGCTCTCGGTGGCCATGGCCGGCGAGGGGCAGCACCAGGACGCGGGCGCCAAGATGGTGCACGCCGCGCCGCACACCTCCTCGACCATCATCTCCAAGTCGATCGCCCGGGGCGGCGGCCGCACGTCGTACCGCGGCCTGGTCCAGGTGCTGGAGGGCTCGCACAGCAGCCGCAGCACGGTCAAGTGCGACGCGCTGCTGGTCGACACCATCTCCCGCTCGGACACCTACCCGTACGTCGACATCCGCGAGGACGACGTGTCGATGGGGCACGAGGCGACCGTCTCCAAGATCAGCGACGACCAGCTCTTCTACCTGATGAGCCGGGGCCTGAGCGAGGACGAGGCGATGGCGATGATCGTTCGCGGCTTCATCGAGCCGATCGCCAAGGAACTCCCGATGGAGTACGCCCTGGAACTCAACCGCCTGATCGAGCTCCAGATGGAGGGCGCGGTCGGCTGA
- a CDS encoding RimK family alpha-L-glutamate ligase yields the protein MTDHHQPTRGEPRVALVTCAELPDLDPDDRLLLEPLARRGVTVEVLDWADPSADWPAYDLAVLRSPWDYVLRRDEFLAWASRVPALANPADVVRWNTDKRYLAELSAAGVRTVPTSWVAPGEGWRPPAARGEYVVKPAVGLGSRDTGRYDLADPQHRELAVAHVRRLSDAGRLAMVQPYLDAVDTAGETALLFLAGPGGPAFSHAVRKGPMLTGPDLGVDGLYRPEEITVSTATPEQLAVADRALAAVPGGPGRLLYARVDLIPGPDDAPVLVELELTEPSLFLGHADGAADRLADAILTLLGRAAG from the coding sequence TTGACCGATCACCACCAGCCGACCCGGGGGGAACCCCGGGTCGCTCTCGTTACCTGTGCCGAACTGCCCGACCTCGACCCCGACGATCGGCTGCTGCTCGAACCGCTGGCGCGCCGCGGCGTGACCGTCGAGGTGCTGGACTGGGCCGATCCGTCCGCCGACTGGCCGGCGTACGACCTGGCGGTGCTCCGCTCGCCGTGGGACTACGTGCTGCGCCGCGACGAGTTCCTCGCCTGGGCGTCGCGGGTGCCCGCCCTGGCCAACCCGGCCGACGTGGTGCGCTGGAACACCGACAAGCGGTACCTGGCCGAGCTGTCCGCGGCCGGGGTGCGTACCGTGCCGACGTCCTGGGTCGCGCCGGGGGAGGGTTGGCGACCGCCCGCCGCCCGCGGCGAGTACGTCGTCAAGCCGGCCGTCGGCCTCGGCAGCCGGGACACCGGCCGCTACGACCTGGCCGATCCGCAGCACCGGGAACTGGCCGTGGCGCACGTGCGGCGGCTGTCGGACGCGGGCCGGCTGGCCATGGTGCAGCCGTACCTCGACGCGGTCGACACGGCCGGCGAGACGGCGCTGCTCTTCCTGGCCGGGCCGGGCGGCCCGGCGTTCAGCCACGCCGTGCGCAAGGGCCCGATGCTGACCGGCCCGGACCTCGGCGTCGACGGGCTGTACCGGCCCGAGGAGATCACCGTCAGCACCGCCACCCCGGAGCAACTGGCGGTGGCGGACAGGGCCCTCGCGGCGGTGCCCGGCGGGCCGGGACGGTTGCTCTACGCCCGGGTGGACCTGATCCCGGGCCCGGACGACGCGCCGGTCCTGGTGGAGCTGGAGCTCACCGAGCCGTCGCTGTTCCTCGGCCACGCCGACGGCGCCGCCGACCGCTTGGCCGACGCGATCCTGACCCTGCTGGGCCGCGCCGCCGGCTGA
- the sufU gene encoding Fe-S cluster assembly sulfur transfer protein SufU: protein MQLESLYQEIILDHYKHPHGRGLRDADATGARVAEAHHVNPTCGDEVTVRVATDGDVLHDVSYDGMGCSISQASASVLHELLVGRDAGDAFRVHEAFVELMSGRGQVTPDEDVLGDGVAFAGVARYPARVKCALLPWMAFKDAAARAGVGVSPTEVEA from the coding sequence ATGCAGCTTGAATCTCTTTACCAGGAGATCATCCTGGACCACTACAAGCACCCGCACGGTCGCGGCCTGCGCGATGCGGACGCCACGGGCGCCCGGGTCGCCGAGGCGCACCACGTCAACCCGACCTGCGGTGACGAGGTCACCGTCCGGGTGGCGACCGACGGCGACGTGCTGCACGACGTCTCGTACGACGGCATGGGCTGCTCGATCAGCCAGGCGTCGGCGAGCGTGCTGCACGAGCTGCTGGTGGGCCGGGACGCGGGCGACGCGTTCCGGGTGCACGAGGCGTTCGTCGAGTTGATGTCCGGCCGTGGCCAGGTCACGCCGGACGAGGACGTGCTCGGTGACGGGGTCGCGTTCGCGGGCGTCGCCCGCTACCCCGCCCGGGTCAAGTGCGCGCTGTTGCCGTGGATGGCGTTCAAGGACGCCGCGGCACGCGCCGGTGTGGGCGTGAGCCCGACGGAGGTTGAGGCATGA
- a CDS encoding non-heme iron oxygenase ferredoxin subunit: protein MIRLCSTEDVPKGTVVSADVDGTPIALVHGEDGAFYAAYDECSHAAVALSEGEVSGCTLECWLHGSRFDLRTGEPTGLPATEPVPVYPVEVRDGDIYVSLTPSNGVTR from the coding sequence ATGATCCGTCTCTGCTCCACCGAGGACGTGCCGAAGGGCACGGTGGTCAGCGCGGACGTCGACGGCACCCCGATCGCGCTGGTGCACGGCGAGGACGGCGCCTTCTACGCCGCCTACGACGAGTGCTCGCACGCCGCGGTCGCCCTCTCCGAGGGGGAGGTCTCCGGCTGCACGCTGGAATGCTGGCTGCACGGATCCCGTTTCGACCTGAGGACCGGCGAGCCGACCGGGCTGCCCGCCACCGAACCCGTTCCCGTCTATCCCGTCGAAGTCCGAGACGGCGACATCTACGTCAGTCTCACGCCGAGCAATGGAGTGACCCGATAA
- a CDS encoding acVLRF1 family peptidyl-tRNA hydrolase — MSSRPAAGGGRWVEVDPARVARWVEGFADRHGPPTTTVQAYGLLLAAADGATAELHTPPGAPATPDVAGFVAAATTPRRLGLLLARKGAVAVGVAAGEELVVSKVDTRYVQGRTAAGGWSQQRFARRRDNQAKAALGDAADLAVRLLLPEASSLGALVCGGDRRAVDTVLADRRLAPLAALRAERLLDVPEPRHAVLVGAIAAARAVRILVRDPAPS, encoded by the coding sequence ATGAGCAGCCGCCCCGCCGCCGGAGGCGGCCGCTGGGTCGAGGTGGACCCGGCCCGGGTCGCCCGCTGGGTCGAGGGCTTCGCCGACCGGCACGGCCCGCCCACCACCACCGTCCAGGCGTACGGGCTGCTGCTCGCCGCCGCCGACGGCGCGACCGCCGAGCTGCACACCCCGCCCGGCGCGCCGGCCACCCCCGACGTGGCCGGCTTCGTGGCCGCCGCGACCACGCCCCGCCGGCTCGGCCTGCTGCTCGCCCGCAAGGGCGCCGTGGCGGTGGGCGTCGCGGCGGGGGAGGAGCTGGTGGTCTCCAAGGTGGACACGCGCTACGTGCAGGGACGCACCGCCGCCGGGGGCTGGTCCCAGCAGCGCTTCGCCCGGCGGCGCGACAACCAGGCGAAGGCGGCGCTGGGCGACGCCGCCGACCTGGCCGTACGGCTGCTGCTGCCGGAGGCGTCGTCGTTGGGTGCGCTGGTCTGCGGCGGCGACCGGCGGGCGGTGGACACCGTGCTGGCCGACCGGCGGCTCGCCCCGCTGGCGGCGCTGCGCGCCGAGCGGCTGCTGGACGTGCCCGAGCCCCGCCACGCCGTGCTCGTCGGCGCGATCGCGGCGGCCCGGGCGGTCCGGATCCTGGTCCGCGACCCCGCGCCGTCCTGA
- the sufD gene encoding Fe-S cluster assembly protein SufD, which translates to MTTQASAPPSTKSQALRSYDVADFPALTGLEEEWRFTPLKRLRGLVGGDGSRSQRGARRAELESSEAQAATGTVRHEHGDLPEGVTVGRIGSDDPRVGSVLTPVDRVSALAYGEAGQALLVQVARDAVVAEPVSLRVVGESAEGLAFGHTFVEVGRFAEVTLVVEHVGSATLADNVEVAVADGAKLTLVTVADWADDAVQAQHLRVRLGRDAKVVHVQVSLGGDLVRQYTSVEYTDRGGEAELYGLYFADSGQHLEHRQLVDHTVPDCRSYVGYRGALQGESARTVWVGDVLIRAEATGTDTYEINRNLLLTDGARADSVPNLEIETGEIAGAGHASATGRFDDEQLFYLMARGIPESEARRLVVRGFFAELINKIPVESLRERLGDAIEARLTKAGA; encoded by the coding sequence ATGACTACCCAGGCTTCCGCGCCGCCCAGCACCAAGTCGCAGGCGCTCCGCTCGTACGACGTCGCCGACTTCCCGGCCCTCACCGGCCTGGAGGAAGAGTGGCGCTTCACCCCGCTCAAGCGGCTGCGCGGGCTGGTCGGGGGCGACGGCTCCAGGTCGCAGCGCGGCGCCAGACGCGCCGAGCTGGAGTCGTCGGAGGCGCAGGCCGCCACCGGCACGGTCCGCCACGAGCACGGCGACCTGCCCGAGGGCGTCACCGTCGGGCGGATCGGCTCCGACGACCCGCGGGTGGGCAGCGTGCTCACCCCGGTCGACCGGGTCAGCGCGCTGGCCTACGGCGAGGCCGGTCAGGCCCTGCTGGTCCAGGTCGCCCGCGACGCGGTGGTGGCCGAGCCGGTGAGCCTGCGGGTGGTCGGCGAGAGCGCCGAGGGCCTGGCCTTCGGGCACACCTTCGTCGAGGTGGGCCGGTTCGCCGAGGTGACCCTGGTGGTGGAGCACGTCGGTTCGGCCACGCTGGCCGACAACGTCGAGGTGGCCGTGGCCGACGGGGCGAAGCTGACCCTGGTCACCGTCGCCGACTGGGCCGATGACGCCGTCCAGGCCCAGCACCTGCGGGTCCGGCTGGGCCGCGACGCCAAGGTGGTGCACGTCCAGGTCTCCCTCGGCGGCGACCTGGTGCGGCAGTACACCTCGGTGGAATACACCGACCGGGGCGGCGAGGCCGAGCTGTACGGCCTCTACTTCGCCGACTCGGGGCAGCACCTGGAGCACCGCCAGCTGGTCGACCACACCGTGCCGGACTGCCGCAGTTACGTCGGCTACCGGGGCGCCCTGCAGGGCGAGAGCGCGCGCACCGTCTGGGTGGGCGACGTGCTGATCCGCGCCGAGGCGACCGGCACCGACACGTACGAGATCAACCGGAACCTGCTGCTGACCGACGGCGCGCGGGCGGACTCCGTACCCAATCTGGAGATCGAGACCGGCGAGATCGCCGGCGCCGGGCACGCGAGCGCGACCGGCCGTTTCGACGACGAGCAGCTGTTCTACCTGATGGCCCGGGGCATCCCGGAGTCCGAGGCGCGGCGCCTGGTGGTCCGCGGCTTCTTCGCCGAGCTGATCAACAAGATCCCGGTCGAGTCGCTGCGTGAGCGCCTGGGGGACGCCATCGAGGCCCGGCTCACCAAGGCCGGCGCCTGA
- a CDS encoding LysE family transporter — MTGAFLAGLVAGYGVAIPVGAIAVLILGLSARTSFRVGAAAAFGVATADGLYAAVAALGGAAVAGLIAPVAGPLRLAAALVLLLLAGHGAWRALRPRTATGVAGVRRGMDTPVRAFTGVLALTLLNPATVVYFAALVLGRTDRAGSDPLAAGLFVLGAFVASASWQLLVAGGGSLVGRVLTGPRGRLVTALLSSAIIAALAVAMLLPDGAADAAVP; from the coding sequence GTGACCGGCGCGTTCCTGGCCGGTCTGGTCGCCGGCTACGGCGTTGCCATCCCGGTCGGCGCGATCGCGGTCCTCATCCTCGGGCTCAGCGCGCGCACGTCGTTCCGGGTCGGCGCCGCCGCCGCGTTCGGGGTGGCCACCGCCGACGGGCTCTACGCCGCCGTGGCGGCCCTCGGCGGGGCCGCCGTCGCCGGGCTGATCGCCCCGGTCGCCGGGCCGCTGCGGCTGGCCGCCGCACTTGTGCTGCTCCTTCTTGCCGGCCACGGCGCCTGGCGCGCGCTGCGTCCCCGCACCGCGACCGGGGTCGCCGGCGTCCGCCGGGGCATGGACACCCCGGTCCGCGCCTTCACCGGTGTGCTCGCGCTGACCCTGCTGAACCCCGCGACCGTGGTCTACTTCGCCGCGCTCGTGCTGGGCCGCACCGACCGCGCCGGGTCGGATCCGCTCGCCGCCGGTCTCTTCGTGCTCGGCGCGTTCGTCGCCTCGGCGAGCTGGCAACTGCTGGTCGCCGGCGGGGGCTCCCTGGTCGGCCGGGTGCTCACCGGCCCGCGCGGTCGGCTCGTGACGGCGCTGCTCTCCAGCGCGATCATCGCCGCCCTAGCCGTGGCGATGCTGCTGCCCGACGGAGCCGCCGACGCCGCGGTGCCGTAG